The genomic DNA GAAGGCCCGCTCACCAGCTATGTTGCCGCCGTAAACGACGGCCGTCGCTGGCTCGACAACACGCTGCGCGGCGCCAGCAGCGAGTAAGCACCCGCTTCACTTCAGGTCAAATGCGAAACAACGCGCCTTGGCGGCAGGCCTTGCACGGGCTCGCCGCCAGTTGGCTGGTGGCTGATTGCAGGCGGAGGCCAACGCCCGTTATCAGAACCGCTCCAGCAGCCGCTTGAGGTATTCCAGCTCCACATCCGGGCGTCCCTGCTCGGAAGAGCGGCGGCGGATTTCGTCCAGCAGGTCGCGGGCCCGGCGATACACATCATCGCCCTGCAACATGTGCTCCTCGGTGCCCAGCGGGCCGGTGGAACCCCGGTCACGACCCAGCGGATCTCGGCGGTTGTTCGGGTCGGCCCGGCCCACGTTTTCACCCTGCCCGCCCTGCTGCTGGCGGCGCTCTTCGGCCATGGCTTCGCCGAGGTTGCGCATGCCTTCGCGCAGCCGCTCGATCGCCTGTGACTGGTTGTCGATGGCCTCGGCCATGTCGCCCTGCCGCAAGCTCTCCTCGGCCCGGTCCATCGCCCGGCCCGCCTCGTCGAGCGAGCGGCGGGCGGCGTCGCCCTGCTCGGTGCCCGCGCCCGGCAGCTGCCCGCGCTGGCGCTCCAGCTCGCGGCGCAGCTCGCGCTGGCGCTGCGCAAGGCTGCGCTCGTCCGGCTCGCCACCCTCGCCGGGGCGGCCATCAGGGTTGTCGCCCTGGCCCTGCTGGTTCTGGCCCTGCTCATGGCTCTCGCCCTGGCCCTGGTTGCCATTGCGGCCCTCGTTCTGCCCGCTCTCGCCCTGCTGGGCATTGGGGTTGAACTGCTCCTGCAAGTCGCGGAAGGCCTCGTCGCTCAGGCCCTGCTGGTCACGCAGGGTTTCGGCCAGCCCCTCCATGGCTTCCTCGCCGGGGCTCTGCTGCCCCTGCCCGCCCTGGCCCTGGGTGACCTGCATGTTCTGCATCATTTCCATCAGCTGGTTGAGCAGCTCCTGCGCCTCGGCAGTGCGGCCCTGCTGCATCAGCTCCTCGAGCTTGTCGAGCATGTCCTGCAGGTCTTGCTGGGAGAGCTCCATCGTCTCGCCCTGCTGGCCGGGCTGTTGCTCACCGGGGTTCTGCTGTTGCTGCTGGGCAAGCTGGCGCATGTAGTCTTGCATCGCCTGCCGCATCTCTTCCATCAGCTGGGCAATCTCTTCGTCGCTCGCGCCGTTGCGGATGGCTTCGTTCAGCCGCTCCTGCGCCTGCCGTAGCCGTTCCAGCGCGTTGGAGAGCGTGCCCTCCTCGATGCGCACCGCAATCTCCCAGAGCGCCTCGGCCAGCTCGTCGCGGGTGGCCTCGGGCAGCGTCTCGCCCGCCGCCTCCAGCCGCTTCAACACCATCCGCACCTGCAAATAGGTGCGCGGTTGGGCGATGGCAGAGGCGGGCTTCCACGTGATCGTGCGCAGGATCTGGGCGGTGCGGGCCGCGTTCTCCCGGCTCCAAAGCAGATCGCGGCGAAGCTCGATCAGCGCCGAGGCCGCCGGGTCAAAGAAGCGCCGCCCGGGCAGCACCATGGCGCGCGCCTCGCTGCGCCCCTGCTGGCCGTTGGCGTCTTCCACCGACATCTGCATCACCACGGGCAGGTTGGCCCATGCGTGTTTTGACAGGTCGTCAATCAGGGTTTCCTCAAAGCTCGCACGGTTGCCCGAAATCGTCATCGGCAGATCAAGCACCACCGGCTCGCGCGGCTCCGGCTCGGCCACAAGGCCATAGCGGCGATCCAGCGCGCCCTCGTCCAGCGTGATCCGGGCAGACCCGGCAATAACGCCATAGTCATCCTCGGCCCGGAACCGCTGCTGCAGCTCGCCCATCGCCGATTTGTCGACCTCGCCAACAAGCTCCACCCGGGGCGCCGTGTCAGGCGAAATCAGCACCGTCCACTGCCGCCCGCCGGAGCCGCCAATCTCGATCTCGCCAGAGCCGTTGATGGCAAAGCTGCGCACCCCATCGTCCGCAGCGGGCGTGGCCTCGGGGATGGCCTCATCGGCAGAGGCCTCTTCGGCCGGAGCGGCAGGTGCCATGCCGGACACCGTTTCGCGCACATCCAGCGCACCCACCTCGCCATAAAGCCGGATCGTCACCTCCGAGCCCTCGGGCACGGTAAACTCGGCCTGTTCGATATCGTTGAGATAGAGCGAGGGCTTGCCGGTGTAGGCAGGCGGCTCGATCCAGCCCTCCCAGCTCGGCCCGGCCGCCAGCGCCGCGCCCGGCCCTGCACCGGCCGCATCATCCAGCGAAGTGATCCGCCAAAGCGAGCCAAACAGCAGCGCCGTCACCAGCGCGCCCAGCGCCACGTAGCGCAGCGCATAGGGGTCACGGTCCGAAAGGCGAAGATCGGGCTGCACCGCGCGGGCGCTCTCGATCCGCTCGGCCATCCGCTCCACATGAGCGTTCC from Oceanicola sp. D3 includes the following:
- a CDS encoding TIGR02302 family protein, with product MDPNAARSRALKRLMKPLQLTRMGMITERAVRSFWPVWTLVFAALAALAFGAHDMLPPEGVWSVGGLWIVAVIVAIGLGIRAYTRPTGKEVVARLDATLPGRPIKALSDKQAIGAGDFGSEAVWNAHVERMAERIESARAVQPDLRLSDRDPYALRYVALGALVTALLFGSLWRITSLDDAAGAGPGAALAAGPSWEGWIEPPAYTGKPSLYLNDIEQAEFTVPEGSEVTIRLYGEVGALDVRETVSGMAPAAPAEEASADEAIPEATPAADDGVRSFAINGSGEIEIGGSGGRQWTVLISPDTAPRVELVGEVDKSAMGELQQRFRAEDDYGVIAGSARITLDEGALDRRYGLVAEPEPREPVVLDLPMTISGNRASFEETLIDDLSKHAWANLPVVMQMSVEDANGQQGRSEARAMVLPGRRFFDPAASALIELRRDLLWSRENAARTAQILRTITWKPASAIAQPRTYLQVRMVLKRLEAAGETLPEATRDELAEALWEIAVRIEEGTLSNALERLRQAQERLNEAIRNGASDEEIAQLMEEMRQAMQDYMRQLAQQQQQNPGEQQPGQQGETMELSQQDLQDMLDKLEELMQQGRTAEAQELLNQLMEMMQNMQVTQGQGGQGQQSPGEEAMEGLAETLRDQQGLSDEAFRDLQEQFNPNAQQGESGQNEGRNGNQGQGESHEQGQNQQGQGDNPDGRPGEGGEPDERSLAQRQRELRRELERQRGQLPGAGTEQGDAARRSLDEAGRAMDRAEESLRQGDMAEAIDNQSQAIERLREGMRNLGEAMAEERRQQQGGQGENVGRADPNNRRDPLGRDRGSTGPLGTEEHMLQGDDVYRRARDLLDEIRRRSSEQGRPDVELEYLKRLLERF